One genomic region from Streptomyces sp. NBC_00582 encodes:
- a CDS encoding excinuclease ABC subunit UvrA has translation MAHTLAPHLADSHDLIRVHGARVNNLKDVSVEIPKRRLTVFTGISGSGKSSLVFGTIAAESQRLINETYSAFVQGFMPTLARPEVDVLDGLTTAIIVDQQRMGADPRSTVGTATDAHAMLRILFSRLGTPHIGPPSAYSFNTASVRASGAITVERGTQKAVKATYTRTGGMCPRCEGRGSVTDIDLTQLYDDSKSLNEGALTIPGYSMDGWYGRIFKGSGFFDPDKPIRRYTKRELHDLLHREPTKIKVEGINLTYEGLIPKIQKSMLSKDVDALQPHVRAFVERAMTFSVCPECDGTRLSEGARSSKIEGLSIADVCAMQISDLAAWVRGLAEPTVAPLLDALRQTLDSFTEIGLGYLALDRPVGTLSGGEAQRVKMIRHLGSSLTDVTYVFDEPTTGLHPHDIQRMNDLLLRLRDKGNTVLVVEHKPQTIAIADHVVDLGPGAGTSGGTVCFEGGVEGLRGSDTVTGRHLDDRAAVKDTVRTPTGTLEIRGATTHNLRSVDVDIPLGVLTVVTGVAGSGKSSLIHGSIPAGEGVISVDQAPIRGSRRSNPATYTGLLDPIRKAFAKANGVKPALFSANSEGACPTCNGAGVVYTDLAMMAGVATTCEDCEGRRFHAAVLDHHLGGRDITEVLAMSVAEAEEFFGGGEAHTPAAQRVLGRLADVGLGYLTLGQPLTTLSGGERQRLKLATHMADKGGVYVLDEPTAGLHLADVEQLLGLLDRLVDAGKSVIVVEHHPAVMAHADWIIDLGPGAGHDGGRIVYEGTPADLVTARSTLTGQHLAAYVGA, from the coding sequence ATGGCCCACACGCTCGCACCGCACCTCGCCGACAGCCACGACCTGATCCGCGTGCACGGAGCACGCGTGAACAACCTCAAGGACGTCAGCGTCGAGATCCCCAAGCGCCGGCTGACGGTGTTCACCGGCATCTCCGGCTCCGGCAAGAGCTCGCTCGTGTTCGGCACCATCGCCGCCGAGTCGCAGCGACTGATCAACGAGACGTACAGCGCGTTCGTGCAGGGCTTCATGCCGACCCTCGCGCGGCCCGAGGTCGACGTGCTCGACGGGCTGACCACCGCGATCATCGTCGACCAGCAGCGGATGGGCGCCGACCCGCGCTCCACCGTCGGCACCGCCACCGACGCCCACGCCATGCTCCGCATCCTCTTCAGCCGGCTCGGCACCCCGCACATCGGCCCGCCCAGCGCCTACTCCTTCAACACCGCCTCGGTCCGCGCGAGCGGCGCGATCACCGTCGAGCGCGGCACGCAGAAGGCGGTGAAGGCGACGTACACCCGCACCGGCGGCATGTGCCCGCGCTGCGAGGGCCGCGGCTCGGTCACCGACATCGACCTGACCCAGCTCTACGACGACTCCAAGTCCCTCAACGAGGGCGCGCTCACGATCCCCGGCTACAGCATGGACGGCTGGTACGGCCGCATCTTCAAGGGCTCCGGCTTCTTCGACCCCGACAAGCCGATCCGCCGCTACACCAAGCGGGAGCTGCACGACCTCCTCCACAGGGAACCGACGAAGATCAAGGTCGAGGGCATCAACCTGACGTACGAGGGGCTGATCCCGAAGATCCAGAAGTCGATGCTCTCCAAGGACGTCGACGCGCTCCAGCCGCACGTACGGGCCTTCGTGGAGCGGGCGATGACGTTCAGCGTCTGCCCCGAGTGCGACGGCACCCGGCTCAGCGAGGGCGCCCGGTCCTCGAAGATCGAGGGGCTGAGCATCGCCGACGTCTGCGCGATGCAGATCAGCGACCTCGCCGCGTGGGTGCGCGGGCTCGCCGAGCCGACGGTGGCGCCGCTGCTCGACGCCCTGCGGCAGACCCTCGACTCCTTCACCGAGATCGGCCTGGGCTATCTCGCCCTCGACCGGCCCGTCGGCACCCTCTCCGGCGGCGAGGCCCAGCGCGTGAAGATGATCCGCCACCTCGGCTCCTCGCTCACCGACGTCACCTACGTCTTCGACGAGCCCACCACCGGTCTGCACCCGCACGACATCCAGCGGATGAACGACCTGCTGCTGCGGCTGCGCGACAAGGGCAACACGGTGCTCGTCGTGGAGCACAAGCCGCAGACCATCGCGATCGCCGACCATGTCGTCGACCTCGGCCCGGGCGCGGGCACCTCCGGCGGCACCGTCTGCTTCGAGGGCGGCGTCGAGGGGCTGCGCGGCAGCGACACCGTCACCGGCCGCCACCTCGACGACCGGGCCGCCGTCAAGGACACCGTGCGCACGCCCACCGGGACGCTGGAGATCCGGGGCGCGACCACGCACAACCTGCGAAGTGTCGACGTCGACATCCCGCTCGGGGTGCTGACCGTCGTCACCGGGGTCGCCGGCTCCGGCAAGAGCTCCCTGATCCACGGCTCGATCCCGGCGGGCGAGGGCGTGATCTCGGTGGACCAGGCGCCGATCCGCGGCTCGCGCCGCAGCAACCCGGCGACGTACACCGGACTGCTCGACCCGATCCGCAAGGCCTTCGCCAAGGCCAACGGCGTCAAGCCCGCCCTGTTCAGCGCCAACTCCGAGGGCGCCTGCCCCACCTGCAACGGCGCCGGGGTCGTCTACACCGACCTGGCGATGATGGCCGGTGTCGCCACCACCTGCGAGGACTGCGAGGGGCGGCGCTTCCATGCGGCGGTCCTCGACCATCACCTCGGCGGCCGGGACATCACCGAGGTGCTGGCGATGTCGGTGGCCGAGGCGGAGGAGTTCTTCGGCGGCGGCGAGGCGCACACCCCGGCCGCGCAGCGGGTCCTCGGCCGGCTCGCCGACGTCGGGCTCGGCTACCTCACGCTCGGCCAGCCCCTCACCACCCTCTCCGGCGGCGAACGCCAGCGACTGAAGCTCGCCACGCACATGGCCGACAAGGGCGGCGTCTACGTCCTCGACGAGCCCACCGCCGGCCTCCACCTGGCCGACGTGGAACAACTCCTCGGTCTCCTCGACCGCCTGGTCGACGCCGGCAAGTCCGTCATCGTCGTCGAACACCACCCGGCGGTCATGGCACACGCCGACTGGATCATCGACCTCGGCCCGGGCGCGGGCCACGACGGCGGCCGGATCGTCTACGAGGGCACCCCGGCGGACCTGGTCACGGCCCGGTCGACACTGACGGGACAGCACCTGGCGGCATACGTGGGCGCCTGA